The following proteins are encoded in a genomic region of Spirosoma sp. SC4-14:
- a CDS encoding alpha/beta hydrolase: protein MTQPFRYRVLHIIGAMWLITTAAWAQLGPTGGRDTSFTVRKSYQQEKKFHPELTLADSTIPAGVHVVRNIPYSTPVASRKLVLDVYAPAANTEKQLPAILMVHGGGWRSGDRSHNNPLARQLAAKGFVAIPVEYRLSTEALYPAAVHDVKAAIRWMRANASTYGIDPKRIAILGFSAGGQLAALVGSTNRNPAFEGSGGNATYSSEVQAIVDIDGVLAFIHPESAEGNDSTSISAGTHWFGYSKAEKPELWQEASALNHIDKLTPPILFINSSVDRMHAGRDDLIAKLKPFGTYSEVHTFANAPHTFMFFNPWFTPTLTYITDFLHKVWMF, encoded by the coding sequence ATGACACAACCCTTCAGATACCGCGTGCTACACATCATAGGAGCTATGTGGCTAATAACAACCGCAGCCTGGGCGCAGTTGGGACCGACAGGAGGCCGGGACACGTCATTCACAGTACGAAAATCCTATCAGCAGGAAAAGAAATTTCATCCTGAACTAACACTGGCCGATTCAACCATACCCGCTGGTGTGCACGTAGTTAGAAATATTCCGTATAGCACTCCGGTTGCCAGTCGAAAATTAGTGCTGGATGTTTATGCACCAGCGGCAAATACGGAAAAACAGTTGCCAGCAATTCTGATGGTTCATGGTGGGGGCTGGCGTTCCGGCGACCGTTCGCATAATAATCCATTGGCCAGACAACTGGCGGCTAAAGGGTTTGTTGCCATTCCGGTTGAGTACCGCCTGTCAACGGAAGCGTTGTACCCGGCTGCCGTTCACGACGTGAAAGCAGCCATCCGCTGGATGCGGGCCAATGCCAGTACGTATGGTATTGACCCGAAACGAATTGCGATTCTTGGATTTTCGGCCGGAGGACAATTAGCCGCACTGGTTGGAAGCACGAACAGGAATCCAGCCTTTGAAGGATCGGGTGGAAATGCAACGTATTCGAGTGAAGTACAGGCTATTGTGGATATTGACGGCGTCCTGGCGTTTATTCATCCCGAATCGGCTGAAGGAAATGATTCAACATCAATCTCTGCCGGAACGCACTGGTTTGGCTATTCAAAAGCGGAAAAACCGGAGCTATGGCAGGAGGCTTCGGCACTGAATCATATCGATAAGCTGACCCCTCCCATTCTGTTCATTAACAGTTCCGTAGATCGGATGCACGCTGGGCGCGACGATCTGATTGCCAAACTCAAGCCGTTCGGCACGTACTCGGAAGTACATACGTTCGCCAATGCACCCCATACATTTATGTTCTTCAATCCCTGGTTCACGCCCACGCTGACGTACATAACCGATTTTCTGCATAAGGTGTGGATGTTTTAA
- a CDS encoding DUF2905 domain-containing protein, whose product MNSTLGKYIILIGLALVLIGAVVYFFGEKLNWLGRLPGDIRIEGKNGSGFYFPVVTCIVVSIVLNLIIVLIRRFFG is encoded by the coding sequence ATGAATTCGACTTTGGGTAAATACATTATTCTGATCGGGCTGGCATTGGTGCTGATTGGAGCCGTTGTTTATTTTTTTGGCGAAAAACTCAATTGGCTAGGGCGTTTACCCGGCGATATTCGGATAGAAGGCAAAAATGGCAGTGGATTTTACTTTCCTGTCGTAACCTGCATTGTGGTCAGCATTGTGCTGAATCTGATTATCGTTCTGATCCGTCGTTTTTTCGGGTAG
- the fbaA gene encoding class II fructose-bisphosphate aldolase encodes MSEIATRFAPGVVTGEGVTEIFRHANENDYALPAVNVVGTDSVNAVLETAKAVNSPVIIQFSNGGGIFYAGKSLPNDKQQAAIAGSISGALHVHNIAELYGVPVILHTDHCAKKLLPWIDGLLDAGERHFDKTGKPLFSSHMLDLSEEPIEENIEISAKYLERMAKIGMTLEIELGVTGGEEDGVDNSDVDDSKLYTQPSEVAYAYEELGKISPNFTIAAAFGNVHGVYKPGNVKLSPIILKNSQDYIQEKFGTGPLPVNFVFHGGSGSSREEIREAIRYGAVKMNIDTDMQWAMWEGILKYYQSKEGYLQSQLGNPEGPDSPNKKYYDPRVWLRKGEESMVQRLKIAFEDLNCINRLA; translated from the coding sequence ATGAGCGAAATAGCCACTCGTTTTGCCCCTGGCGTTGTAACCGGAGAAGGCGTTACCGAAATTTTCCGTCACGCCAACGAAAATGATTACGCCCTTCCTGCCGTCAATGTAGTCGGTACGGACTCCGTCAATGCCGTATTAGAGACGGCTAAAGCTGTTAACTCACCCGTAATCATCCAGTTCTCAAATGGTGGAGGTATTTTCTATGCCGGAAAAAGCCTTCCCAACGATAAGCAGCAAGCCGCCATTGCCGGTTCCATTTCGGGCGCATTGCACGTGCACAACATTGCTGAACTGTATGGCGTGCCGGTTATTCTGCATACCGACCACTGCGCAAAGAAACTGTTGCCCTGGATCGATGGCCTGCTCGACGCGGGCGAACGGCATTTCGATAAAACCGGTAAGCCGCTGTTCTCCTCGCACATGCTCGATCTGTCGGAAGAGCCAATCGAAGAAAATATCGAAATCTCAGCCAAATATCTGGAGCGTATGGCTAAAATCGGTATGACGCTCGAAATCGAACTGGGTGTGACTGGTGGCGAAGAAGACGGTGTCGACAATTCGGATGTCGATGATTCGAAATTGTATACGCAACCATCAGAAGTGGCGTATGCCTATGAAGAATTAGGCAAAATTTCGCCTAACTTCACCATTGCAGCTGCATTCGGTAACGTACATGGCGTATATAAGCCCGGTAATGTGAAACTGTCGCCAATTATTCTGAAGAATTCACAGGATTACATTCAGGAGAAATTTGGAACGGGGCCGCTGCCAGTTAACTTCGTTTTCCACGGCGGATCAGGATCGAGCCGCGAAGAAATCCGTGAAGCTATTCGCTACGGAGCGGTTAAAATGAATATCGATACCGACATGCAGTGGGCGATGTGGGAAGGCATTCTGAAATACTATCAATCGAAAGAAGGCTATCTGCAATCGCAACTGGGCAACCCCGAAGGGCCTGATTCGCCAAACAAAAAATACTACGACCCACGCGTGTGGCTGCGTAAAGGCGAAGAAAGCATGGTACAGCGCCTGAAAATTGCCTTCGAAGATCTGAACTGCATCAACCGTCTGGCATAA
- a CDS encoding TIM barrel protein — protein MKTLFFCPMWGMESLSYGEAAKRVKAVGYDGMEIAASPDQRKEAVRVMHDNGLEVILMAFGSGSNFSEHKKKYYDDLLDIASYKPLFINAHTGHDYFTFEQNAELIRVATDVQKQTGIRILHETHRGRFSYSAPAIQYYLHQLPELRLTADYSHWVNVAESYLSDQMENVNRAIAVSDHIHCRVGHPEGPQVNDPRAPEWNDALESHAKWWDSIRNRLQKANSPTLTITCEFGPAGYLPTLPYTQQPIASQWDINVFMKDYLKKRWQV, from the coding sequence TTGAAAACCCTCTTTTTCTGCCCAATGTGGGGCATGGAAAGCCTTTCCTATGGCGAAGCCGCCAAGCGTGTCAAAGCGGTTGGCTACGATGGTATGGAAATTGCTGCGAGCCCCGATCAACGTAAAGAAGCCGTTCGGGTTATGCACGACAACGGCCTCGAGGTTATTTTGATGGCCTTTGGCAGCGGCAGTAACTTCAGCGAGCACAAAAAAAAGTACTACGACGATCTGCTCGACATTGCGTCATACAAACCGTTGTTCATCAATGCCCACACTGGTCACGACTATTTTACCTTCGAGCAGAATGCCGAACTGATACGGGTAGCAACCGACGTGCAGAAACAAACAGGCATTCGGATTCTGCACGAAACACACCGGGGACGGTTTTCGTATAGCGCCCCCGCCATTCAATATTACCTGCATCAACTTCCGGAACTTCGGCTAACGGCCGATTATTCGCATTGGGTAAACGTAGCGGAGTCTTATCTGAGCGATCAGATGGAGAACGTGAATCGGGCCATTGCCGTCAGCGACCATATTCATTGCCGGGTGGGTCATCCCGAAGGGCCGCAGGTGAATGACCCTCGGGCACCCGAGTGGAACGATGCACTCGAAAGTCATGCCAAATGGTGGGATTCTATCCGTAACAGATTACAGAAAGCCAATTCGCCAACGCTGACCATTACCTGCGAATTTGGCCCCGCCGGGTATCTACCTACGCTCCCCTATACGCAGCAGCCCATTGCCAGCCAATGGGACATCAATGTGTTCATGAAAGACTATCTGAAAAAAAGATGGCAGGTCTGA
- a CDS encoding gliding motility-associated C-terminal domain-containing protein, whose protein sequence is MKLTYLHHHYLLLNCSDVCLLTGCLLAVLVFAGSAKAQSSKRNSNWYFGEGAGLTFNGGAPQALTNGKVHTREGCAARSGPNGQLLFYTDGRTIWNRNHDVMAGATNLGGSSQSSQSALIVPYQNSDALFYVFSVAGQNEPGGIQYAQVDMNLNGGLGGLTFKNRQLLAPAAEKITTIPHCNNLNHWIIAHDAATNAFVVYLLNDNGLILPAKVYTVGSNHQSVYGSGHPHLQKKGYMKPSHDGRKLAVAVSDSVAGGFLELFDFDNKTGAVSNPVKLETAETVGAYGIEFSPDNSLIYLSTLFSKKIYQIRVSDLTITATITAQSLSGSSPGIGALQTGIDNKVYGTQPGGSYLMAINQPDQPGTGCGLVSQAVNLGGIKAMAGLPFNVDTLPYLPPKVNIALTKLSGCNNYVLSSKTENLDPAYLVYQWYRNGVAVTGATSSSLTVSKSGTYLMKVRETKCLDIQIASDEELPVVLVEANPTASAIPDSCGAFLLNAHATGGIPLWTGMGISLSQNQQDSLIVSGVNGRQTFQVRVTNPDNENCFVEAEVSVTFTRPDPFLFASSTRTACGDTLTLRATPTADWDSFRWQQPNGSRAVGSVLIARQSGPYSITAISTATGCRSETAIRVTLNPNPEVLLANKQIDTCLALGDYLKIDPGTVVDADYSWLKNGNIISTNQVLEAQAYGTYRVVVRTAAGCQTSDSLRINANCPPRLPVAYVPDVFTPNQDGINETLVIYSSSAKQMILSIYNRWGELLYTGTGDESASAGWSTWDGTYKGQRVNSGLYVYRLVMQSRDYPNEFVQKGVIEVAR, encoded by the coding sequence ATGAAGTTGACCTATTTACACCACCACTACCTTCTGTTGAATTGTTCGGATGTGTGTTTGCTAACAGGCTGTTTGCTGGCCGTGCTGGTTTTTGCTGGTTCGGCAAAGGCGCAGTCGTCTAAACGTAACAGCAATTGGTACTTTGGCGAAGGCGCTGGCCTTACGTTCAATGGCGGAGCTCCCCAGGCGCTAACGAATGGGAAGGTACATACCAGAGAAGGATGCGCTGCCCGATCGGGGCCCAATGGCCAGTTATTGTTTTATACCGACGGCCGTACGATCTGGAACCGTAATCATGACGTGATGGCGGGGGCTACCAATCTGGGAGGAAGCAGCCAGAGTTCGCAGTCGGCGCTGATTGTTCCCTATCAAAACAGCGATGCGCTGTTTTATGTTTTTTCGGTTGCTGGCCAGAACGAACCGGGAGGGATTCAGTATGCGCAGGTGGATATGAATCTGAATGGCGGACTCGGTGGCCTCACCTTTAAAAACCGGCAACTACTGGCTCCGGCGGCTGAAAAAATAACGACAATCCCACACTGTAATAACCTGAATCACTGGATTATTGCCCACGATGCTGCTACCAATGCATTTGTGGTCTATCTGCTGAACGACAATGGCCTGATTCTGCCAGCCAAAGTGTATACTGTAGGTAGTAATCATCAATCGGTTTATGGGTCAGGACATCCACATTTGCAGAAAAAAGGCTATATGAAACCGTCGCACGATGGGCGAAAACTAGCGGTGGCGGTTTCGGATAGTGTGGCAGGTGGTTTTCTTGAACTATTCGATTTCGACAACAAAACGGGCGCTGTGTCGAATCCGGTAAAACTGGAAACAGCCGAAACCGTTGGCGCTTATGGTATTGAGTTCTCGCCCGACAATTCCCTGATCTATCTGTCGACGCTATTCAGCAAAAAAATCTACCAGATTCGCGTTAGCGATTTAACCATTACAGCAACCATCACTGCGCAGAGCCTGTCGGGATCATCGCCCGGTATAGGTGCTTTACAAACCGGCATCGACAATAAGGTCTATGGGACTCAGCCGGGCGGGAGCTACCTGATGGCCATCAACCAGCCCGACCAGCCCGGAACAGGTTGCGGATTGGTGTCGCAGGCTGTTAATTTGGGAGGCATCAAAGCAATGGCCGGGTTGCCGTTCAATGTCGATACGTTGCCCTATTTACCGCCCAAAGTCAATATTGCGCTTACGAAACTCAGCGGCTGCAACAACTACGTATTGTCGTCTAAAACCGAAAATCTGGACCCTGCCTATCTCGTTTATCAATGGTATCGGAATGGGGTTGCCGTAACGGGAGCTACATCGTCTTCTTTAACGGTTTCTAAATCGGGTACGTATCTGATGAAGGTTCGGGAAACCAAATGTCTGGATATTCAGATTGCATCGGATGAAGAACTGCCCGTTGTGCTGGTCGAAGCTAATCCAACAGCCAGTGCAATACCCGATTCGTGTGGCGCTTTTCTGCTGAATGCACATGCCACCGGAGGAATACCCCTTTGGACTGGAATGGGCATTTCGTTATCGCAAAATCAACAGGATTCGCTTATTGTTTCGGGAGTGAATGGGAGGCAAACGTTTCAGGTTCGTGTTACTAACCCTGACAACGAAAACTGCTTTGTTGAAGCCGAGGTTTCGGTAACGTTTACCAGGCCAGACCCATTTCTATTTGCCAGTTCAACCCGCACAGCCTGTGGCGACACACTTACACTACGGGCAACGCCCACTGCCGACTGGGATTCGTTCCGCTGGCAACAACCCAATGGGAGTCGGGCAGTTGGCTCTGTTCTCATAGCTCGCCAAAGCGGCCCCTATTCCATTACCGCCATTAGCACAGCAACGGGGTGTAGAAGTGAAACCGCGATACGGGTTACCCTGAATCCGAATCCTGAGGTACTACTGGCCAACAAACAGATAGATACCTGCCTGGCATTGGGCGATTATCTGAAGATTGATCCGGGGACGGTTGTCGACGCTGATTATAGCTGGTTGAAAAATGGAAATATAATCAGCACAAATCAAGTACTGGAAGCTCAGGCATACGGTACTTATAGGGTGGTGGTTCGAACGGCGGCTGGTTGCCAGACCTCCGATTCGCTGCGTATTAACGCCAACTGCCCGCCCAGGCTGCCGGTTGCTTATGTGCCCGATGTGTTTACCCCCAATCAGGATGGAATCAATGAAACGCTGGTCATTTATAGTTCCAGTGCGAAACAGATGATATTAAGTATTTATAACCGCTGGGGCGAATTGCTCTATACGGGAACGGGCGATGAATCGGCCTCGGCGGGCTGGTCGACCTGGGATGGAACGTATAAAGGCCAGCGGGTTAATAGTGGTCTTTACGTATATAGGCTAGTGATGCAAAGCCGTGATTATCCGAATGAATTTGTTCAGAAGGGTGTTATTGAGGTAGCCCGTTAA
- a CDS encoding nucleoside hydrolase-like domain-containing protein, which translates to MTNVLLAYLLASISLTLFAQKPVPVKPRILISTDIGGTDPDDNQSMTHFLMYSNLFDTEGLVSSPSYGNGTKQNIRDMIDLYAKDLPKLSRHRTDYPAPDALRAVCKQGRHGAAPYKGYTTATEGSDWIIRCANKQSTQPLWVLVWGGLDDLAQALHDAPTIQSKIKVYWIGGPNKKWSANSYAYIAKNFPNLWFIEANGSYNGFFSNNGSPDSLNTRNYYDRYICEAGNLGKDFKSYYKGNPKMGDTPSLLYVMDGDPNDPVKESWGGRFEKFKHSPRSIFNRNTTLADTVGVYSVMEFHFNGPKVNIPADSVCFTMTVQAQIGEQKWPGYYLGTGNYAILYVPKQAETLTYTISSTIPGFTPQTGKFVVNNSWPGQPDADDFRLGPNWYTDRSDPSLFDGRQQGAKTVLKWRSAVLLDWARRWAWLK; encoded by the coding sequence ATGACCAACGTGCTTTTAGCTTATTTACTAGCCTCTATCTCCTTAACACTTTTCGCTCAGAAACCCGTGCCGGTTAAACCCCGCATCCTGATCAGCACCGACATCGGTGGCACCGATCCGGACGACAATCAGTCGATGACCCATTTCCTGATGTATAGCAACCTGTTCGATACCGAGGGGCTGGTTTCTTCACCATCTTATGGCAATGGCACAAAGCAGAACATACGGGATATGATCGATCTGTATGCTAAAGACCTGCCCAAATTGAGTCGACACAGAACGGATTATCCGGCTCCAGATGCATTGCGGGCGGTCTGCAAACAAGGACGGCATGGTGCGGCTCCGTATAAAGGCTATACTACCGCCACCGAAGGATCGGACTGGATAATCAGATGCGCTAACAAACAAAGCACACAGCCACTTTGGGTGCTGGTCTGGGGTGGTCTGGACGATCTGGCTCAGGCCCTGCACGATGCTCCTACGATCCAAAGCAAGATTAAGGTATACTGGATCGGCGGCCCCAATAAAAAGTGGAGCGCCAATAGCTACGCTTACATTGCCAAAAACTTTCCGAACCTGTGGTTTATCGAAGCGAACGGCTCGTACAACGGGTTCTTTTCGAACAATGGTTCACCCGATAGTCTGAATACGCGTAACTATTACGACCGTTATATCTGCGAAGCCGGTAATCTGGGCAAGGATTTCAAAAGTTATTACAAGGGCAACCCCAAAATGGGCGACACCCCTTCTCTGCTTTACGTAATGGATGGTGATCCGAACGATCCGGTTAAAGAAAGCTGGGGTGGCCGTTTTGAAAAATTCAAGCATAGTCCACGAAGTATTTTCAACCGCAATACCACTCTTGCCGATACGGTAGGTGTTTATTCGGTCATGGAATTTCACTTCAACGGGCCGAAGGTCAATATCCCGGCAGATTCGGTCTGTTTTACCATGACTGTTCAGGCGCAAATTGGCGAGCAGAAATGGCCGGGTTATTACCTGGGCACTGGCAACTACGCGATTCTATATGTTCCGAAACAGGCCGAAACATTGACCTATACGATTAGTTCCACTATTCCTGGCTTTACACCACAGACCGGAAAATTTGTTGTCAACAATAGCTGGCCGGGCCAACCGGATGCGGATGATTTTCGTCTGGGCCCTAACTGGTACACCGATCGCTCCGACCCTTCGCTTTTTGACGGCCGACAGCAGGGTGCCAAAACCGTGTTAAAATGGCGCAGTGCCGTACTACTGGATTGGGCCAGGCGGTGGGCATGGTTGAAATAA
- a CDS encoding SDR family oxidoreductase encodes MAKTVFITGASSGFGKQTALLFQKNGWNVIATMRSPEKETQLTQLENVLIERLDVQDTESIQQVIKAGIDTFGPIDVLINNAGYGVMGVFESATQEQIQQQYAVNVFGMMHVTQAVLPYMRAQSSGVIINISSFGGVVALPFGSLYNSSKFAMEGFSEALSHEVFPFGISVKIVEPGGVDTNFRNGLDMIKNDIPAYNPLLASFFGRYAQTTGHLPKASPKQVAAIIYEAATDGKQQLRYVVGQDAQFYIDTKTRNSDAAYMQLMRNYFIN; translated from the coding sequence ATGGCAAAAACAGTTTTTATTACCGGAGCGTCCTCAGGATTTGGCAAACAAACCGCTCTTCTTTTTCAGAAAAACGGCTGGAACGTAATCGCGACCATGCGTTCGCCCGAAAAAGAAACGCAGCTCACTCAATTAGAAAACGTACTGATCGAACGGCTGGATGTTCAGGATACCGAATCCATCCAACAGGTGATTAAAGCGGGGATCGATACGTTCGGCCCGATCGACGTACTGATCAACAACGCGGGCTACGGTGTAATGGGCGTTTTTGAGTCGGCAACGCAGGAACAAATTCAGCAGCAATACGCGGTGAATGTATTCGGAATGATGCATGTTACGCAGGCTGTTTTGCCATATATGCGAGCTCAGAGCAGTGGTGTCATTATCAATATTTCTTCGTTTGGGGGTGTTGTTGCTTTACCATTCGGGAGTTTGTATAACAGCTCAAAATTTGCCATGGAAGGCTTTTCCGAAGCTTTATCGCACGAGGTTTTCCCTTTTGGTATCAGCGTCAAAATCGTTGAACCGGGCGGTGTAGACACTAATTTCCGGAATGGACTGGATATGATTAAAAACGACATTCCGGCCTACAACCCGCTGCTGGCTTCGTTCTTCGGGCGATATGCCCAAACAACCGGACATCTTCCTAAAGCGAGCCCCAAACAGGTTGCAGCAATCATCTACGAAGCGGCTACCGATGGCAAACAACAACTACGCTACGTAGTAGGTCAGGACGCCCAGTTCTACATCGATACCAAAACCAGGAACAGCGATGCAGCCTATATGCAGTTGATGCGTAATTACTTTATCAATTAG